Proteins from one Portunus trituberculatus isolate SZX2019 chromosome 38, ASM1759143v1, whole genome shotgun sequence genomic window:
- the LOC123514758 gene encoding gamma-hordein-3-like, with protein MKELLAVLVVVVAATSGAPQYNQASYSVGRQKFVRDEYGQYHPVSGPPVGPPFGVPFVQGHPSHGSASLIHQQQPFPSHQQQFPSHQQQFPSHQQQFPSHQQQFPSHQQQFPTHQNQQFPSNSGGGDVPFIPVPPDPNPGKPSVTPGVNTQLGGGFDVSAFARTKVDKKDKRTESS; from the exons ATGAAGGAGCtactggcggtgctggtggtggtggtggcggcgacaaGCGGGGCGCCCCAGT ATAACCAGGCTTCCTACTCCGTCGGCCGCCAGAAATTCGTGAGAG ATGAGTATGGGCAGTACCACCCTGTCTCCGGGCCTCCTGTCGGTCCACCCTTCGGAGTCCCCTTCGtccaag GACATCCCTCACACGGCAGCGCTTCCCTGATCCACCAGCAGCAGCCATTCCCTTCACACCAGCAACAGTTCCCGTCACACCAGCAACAATTCCCGTCACACCAGCAACAGTTCCCGTCACACCAGCAGCAGTTCCCGTCACACCAGCAACAGTTCCCTACCCATCAGAACCAGCAATTCCCTTCCAATTCCGGGGGTGGTGACGTACCTTTCATCCCTGTGCCTCCTGACCCGAACCCCGGCAAGCCCTCAGTCACGCCAGGAGTCAACACTCAACTCGGGGGAGGTTTTGATGTATCTGCCTTCGCTCGCACCAAGGTGGACAAGAAG GATAAGAGGACTGAGAGCAGCTAA